From Pseudonocardia autotrophica, one genomic window encodes:
- a CDS encoding FAD-binding oxidoreductase, with translation MSLDLHRPGTPGYDAARAGFDLSAIPAPDLAVIAGCEAEVVAAVRYAAAHDLPVAVRATGHGPIPGVAGGVLIDTRAMSSVRITGRSAVVGAGVTWTGVLARSAPLGLAPLCGSAPDVGAVSYSLGGGLGPLGRRFGWAADHVRRLRLVTADGVAREVDAGTEPELFWAVRGGGGNVGVVTELETELVRVEQLYGGGLYLPGESAPALLTAFRRATAEAPDALSLSVAFLTFPGLDAVPAPLRGRFLAHLRVAYLGDPREAEALLAPLRAVAEPVLDTVRLLGIDEIGSIHADPVRPQPVRCGGAILPAWDDDAATVLLDEIGAATPHMLELRHLGGALARPPAVPNAVGHRGTDYAVFTSDRPGAPGGGDRQTAFYRRWERWSGGRSLYNFTAHPDNTPADATGAFEPAILDRLRLVKKEWDPQDRFRFTVRLTG, from the coding sequence ATGTCCCTCGACCTCCATCGTCCCGGCACCCCCGGTTACGACGCCGCCCGCGCCGGATTCGATCTCTCCGCGATCCCCGCTCCGGATCTCGCCGTAATCGCCGGGTGCGAGGCCGAGGTGGTCGCCGCCGTCCGCTACGCCGCGGCGCACGATCTGCCGGTGGCCGTCCGGGCGACCGGGCACGGCCCGATCCCGGGCGTGGCCGGGGGCGTCCTGATCGACACCCGGGCGATGAGCTCGGTGCGGATCACCGGCCGGTCCGCGGTGGTGGGGGCGGGCGTAACCTGGACCGGCGTCCTCGCCCGTTCCGCCCCGCTGGGTCTCGCGCCGCTGTGCGGATCGGCGCCCGACGTCGGTGCGGTGTCCTACAGCCTCGGCGGGGGGCTGGGCCCGCTCGGCCGCCGGTTCGGCTGGGCCGCGGACCACGTCCGGCGGCTGCGGCTGGTCACCGCGGACGGCGTGGCCCGGGAGGTCGACGCCGGCACCGAGCCGGAGCTGTTCTGGGCGGTACGTGGTGGCGGTGGGAACGTCGGCGTGGTCACCGAGCTGGAGACCGAGCTGGTCCGCGTCGAGCAGCTCTACGGCGGCGGGCTGTATCTGCCCGGCGAGTCCGCGCCCGCGCTCCTGACGGCCTTCCGGCGGGCGACCGCGGAGGCGCCGGACGCGCTGAGCCTCTCGGTGGCGTTCCTGACCTTCCCCGGCCTCGACGCCGTTCCGGCGCCGCTGCGCGGGCGGTTCCTCGCGCACCTGCGGGTCGCCTACCTGGGCGATCCGCGGGAGGCGGAGGCGCTGCTCGCGCCGCTGCGGGCCGTCGCCGAGCCGGTGCTCGACACCGTCCGGCTGCTGGGGATCGACGAGATCGGCAGCATCCACGCCGATCCGGTGCGTCCGCAGCCGGTGCGCTGCGGGGGAGCGATCCTCCCGGCCTGGGACGACGACGCCGCCACGGTGCTGCTCGACGAGATCGGGGCCGCGACACCGCACATGCTGGAGCTGCGCCACCTCGGCGGCGCACTGGCCCGTCCGCCCGCAGTGCCGAACGCGGTCGGGCACCGCGGTACCGACTACGCGGTGTTCACCTCGGACCGTCCCGGTGCCCCCGGTGGCGGTGACCGGCAGACGGCGTTCTACCGGCGGTGGGAGCGCTGGAGCGGCGGCCGCTCGCTCTACAACTTCACCGCACATCCGGACAACACGCCGGCCGACGCCACCGGCGCCTTCGAGCCGGCGATCCTCGACCGCCTCCGCCTGGTGAAGAAGGAGTGGGATCCGCAGGACCGGTTCCGGTTCACCGTGCGGCTCACCGGGTGA
- a CDS encoding alpha/beta hydrolase, whose translation MAGALRAGTADRTASLARWFTPAEIAGSDPLVGAVRRRLLDADAAGWAAALEMVADFDVLGELASLRMPVDVIAAEHDGVAVPEHMARMAQAVPGSAFHEVPGARHLLPLQRPGVVAPLLGAWSAAGTRSAPAPARPGPARVPWSAGPSPAGVRSPRERIPEPDTPRGRPTPRCPVHPGH comes from the coding sequence GTGGCCGGCGCTCTGCGCGCCGGGACGGCGGACCGGACGGCGTCGCTGGCCCGCTGGTTCACCCCGGCGGAGATCGCCGGCTCGGATCCGCTCGTCGGGGCGGTGCGCCGCCGGCTGCTCGACGCCGATGCCGCTGGCTGGGCCGCGGCGCTGGAGATGGTCGCGGACTTCGACGTGCTGGGCGAGCTGGCGAGCCTGCGGATGCCGGTCGACGTCATCGCCGCCGAGCACGACGGTGTCGCCGTGCCGGAGCACATGGCGCGGATGGCGCAGGCGGTGCCCGGCAGTGCCTTCCACGAGGTGCCGGGCGCGCGTCATCTCCTCCCGCTGCAGCGCCCCGGAGTGGTGGCCCCGCTGCTGGGGGCTTGGAGCGCCGCCGGCACAAGGTCGGCCCCGGCCCCGGCCCGGCCCGGCCCGGCCCGGGTCCCGTGGTCCGCAGGGCCCTCCCCAGCCGGAGTCCGCTCACCACGTGAGCGAATTCCGGAACCAGACACCCCCCGGGGCCGCCCGACCCCTCGATGCCCGGTCCACCCCGGGCACTGA
- a CDS encoding VOC family protein: protein MTTMSMHGTVGYAALWVTDPERAATFFATALGWSYSEETPQHRMVADASPPQSIVSLTALPAGVWDAWPRHNTMFLSHAVDDVDAAVERIRSAGGRAEDPVDTGNGRSASCTDDQGLPFAVHQGDARGDDRLAYLTFEVADSARARAFFGAVFGWTFSSGSHDDGWQVDEMYPKAGLHGGHQQPTVVPMYAVDDIEATVTRVRAAGGTATDPDRQPYGLASSCADDQDTRFYLGQLA, encoded by the coding sequence ATGACGACGATGAGCATGCACGGCACGGTCGGTTACGCGGCCCTGTGGGTCACCGACCCGGAACGCGCGGCGACGTTCTTCGCGACCGCGCTCGGCTGGTCCTACAGCGAGGAGACCCCGCAGCACCGGATGGTCGCGGACGCGTCGCCGCCGCAGAGCATCGTGTCCCTGACGGCGCTGCCCGCGGGAGTGTGGGACGCCTGGCCGCGACACAACACGATGTTCCTGAGCCACGCCGTGGACGACGTCGACGCCGCCGTCGAGCGGATCCGGTCGGCCGGCGGGCGGGCCGAGGATCCCGTCGACACCGGCAACGGGCGGTCCGCGAGCTGCACGGACGACCAGGGACTGCCGTTCGCCGTCCACCAGGGCGATGCGCGCGGCGACGATCGGCTCGCCTACCTGACCTTCGAGGTCGCCGACTCCGCCCGCGCCCGTGCCTTCTTCGGCGCGGTGTTCGGCTGGACGTTCAGCTCCGGCAGCCACGACGACGGCTGGCAGGTCGACGAGATGTACCCGAAGGCGGGACTGCACGGCGGGCATCAGCAGCCGACCGTGGTGCCGATGTACGCGGTGGACGACATCGAGGCCACCGTGACGAGGGTGCGCGCGGCCGGCGGCACCGCCACCGACCCGGATCGCCAGCCCTACGGGCTCGCGTCGAGCTGCGCCGACGATCAGGACACCCGCTTCTACCTGGGGCAGCTGGCCTGA
- a CDS encoding BTAD domain-containing putative transcriptional regulator, whose protein sequence is MSDLRVHDLGPLEVSIGEHREPIRGRMPAAILTVLAVHANELVPVDTVVDAVWGAEAPTGAWHTLDSHVFRLRKQLEPHRATGAAPTVLLKQDDGLRLRVAPDQLDSLRFAALVDAADVDRPADCLDLCERALALWRGTPTTADWAQAWVARLTELRAQATERRLDALIRSGHPERALPEFDALVREWPFREHLHSLRMTALYRCGRTEQALAAYEEVRRSLRDELGVTPGPELREIQRQILEHDAAIEPPPTRRPRQEIHLPATMTAIVGRESDLADVGALLGEHRLVTLTGTAGTGKTRLAVEVARQAAPAYPDGVWFVDLAPLTSGEPIAELVGATIGGTAATAGSAEEALRTAVRGRRMLVVVDNCEHVLTEAADTVTTVLGAGTAVTVLATSREPLDLDGEVLHPVAPLDAAGVDLFVERLRTAVPGLDVTGEVRARAAEISTALDGLPLAIELAAARARVYGLAEIRDQIRSDPTRLARMGRPGAERRQSLQSALDWGHRLLTPAEQLVHRRLAALPGPFGVRAAAATVGLPEPETADLLAMLVNRSLLTSQAAPRPGGPTLFRQLVVVRGHAGHELDGAGETEQTLDRRDDWVAGLATVASRTDRLDLRRRYRMVDDDYAAVRAMLQRSLVERPSPAGARTAGWLHGYWYYRGQLVEAVRWLELGCAALDDRDPMASAWVHLGLAKMLAHQGRLDRSRRHSELGLAVADRLEPADIGAFGLDVAIQAGNLWSAGDPETGRELLARTTELASAGDTPVLAVLVDATRCLVESDVAEPGVTLDRAEQVYPLARALDLDVAAWMVARAGSYAALAAGAAETGMAWSERVIELHLAEGGELGGAFVEMRANFLALAGDHRTAVALYSAARTQRHREGLEWRSMPATDELRAAARAALTPSDYEKAWRAGADLTLGEIITR, encoded by the coding sequence GTGAGCGACCTGCGGGTGCACGATCTCGGGCCGCTCGAGGTGTCGATCGGCGAGCATCGCGAACCGATCCGCGGCCGCATGCCTGCGGCGATCCTCACCGTGCTCGCCGTCCACGCGAACGAGCTGGTCCCGGTCGACACGGTGGTCGACGCGGTGTGGGGTGCCGAGGCGCCCACCGGGGCCTGGCACACCCTGGACTCGCACGTGTTCCGGTTGCGCAAGCAGCTCGAACCGCACCGGGCCACCGGCGCGGCCCCGACCGTCCTGCTCAAGCAGGACGACGGGCTGCGACTGCGCGTCGCACCCGATCAGCTCGACTCGCTCCGGTTCGCCGCGCTCGTCGACGCGGCCGACGTCGACCGGCCGGCGGACTGCCTCGACCTGTGCGAGCGGGCCCTCGCGCTGTGGCGGGGCACCCCGACCACCGCCGACTGGGCGCAGGCCTGGGTCGCCCGGCTGACTGAGCTGCGGGCCCAGGCCACCGAACGCCGGCTCGACGCGCTGATCCGCTCCGGCCACCCGGAACGTGCCCTCCCGGAGTTCGACGCCCTCGTCCGGGAATGGCCCTTCCGCGAGCACCTGCACTCCCTGCGCATGACCGCGCTCTACCGCTGCGGCCGCACCGAGCAGGCGTTGGCCGCCTACGAGGAGGTGCGCCGCAGCCTGCGCGACGAGCTGGGCGTCACCCCCGGCCCGGAGCTGCGCGAGATCCAGCGGCAGATCCTCGAGCACGACGCCGCGATCGAGCCGCCGCCCACGCGCCGGCCCCGCCAGGAGATCCACCTGCCCGCGACGATGACCGCGATCGTCGGGCGCGAGTCCGATCTGGCCGACGTCGGCGCGCTGCTCGGCGAGCATCGCCTGGTCACCCTGACCGGGACCGCGGGCACCGGGAAGACCCGGCTCGCCGTCGAGGTCGCCCGACAGGCGGCGCCGGCGTACCCGGACGGCGTGTGGTTCGTCGATCTCGCCCCGCTGACCAGCGGAGAACCGATCGCGGAGCTCGTCGGGGCGACGATCGGCGGTACCGCCGCGACCGCGGGCTCGGCCGAGGAGGCCCTGCGCACCGCCGTCCGCGGGCGCCGGATGCTGGTGGTCGTCGACAACTGCGAGCACGTCCTGACCGAGGCCGCCGACACCGTGACCACGGTGCTCGGGGCGGGCACCGCGGTCACCGTGCTCGCGACCAGCCGCGAACCGCTCGACCTCGACGGCGAGGTGCTCCATCCGGTGGCCCCGCTGGACGCGGCCGGCGTGGACCTCTTCGTCGAGCGGTTGCGCACCGCGGTGCCCGGGCTCGACGTCACCGGCGAGGTGCGGGCGCGCGCCGCCGAGATCAGCACCGCGCTCGACGGTCTGCCGCTGGCCATCGAGCTCGCCGCCGCCCGGGCCCGCGTCTACGGCCTGGCGGAGATCCGGGACCAGATCCGCTCCGATCCCACCCGGCTCGCCCGGATGGGGCGCCCCGGCGCGGAGCGGCGACAGTCGCTGCAGTCCGCACTGGACTGGGGGCACCGCCTGCTCACCCCGGCCGAGCAGCTCGTGCACCGACGGCTGGCCGCGCTACCGGGACCGTTCGGGGTGCGGGCCGCCGCCGCCACCGTCGGGCTACCGGAACCCGAGACCGCCGATCTGCTCGCGATGCTGGTCAACCGCTCGCTGCTGACCTCCCAGGCCGCGCCGCGGCCGGGTGGGCCGACGCTGTTCCGGCAGCTCGTCGTCGTCCGGGGGCATGCCGGGCACGAGCTGGACGGGGCGGGCGAGACCGAGCAGACCTTGGACCGGCGCGACGACTGGGTGGCCGGGCTCGCCACCGTCGCCTCCCGCACCGACCGGCTCGACCTGCGCCGCCGCTACCGCATGGTCGACGACGACTACGCCGCCGTGCGCGCCATGCTGCAACGCAGCCTGGTGGAGCGGCCCTCCCCCGCCGGCGCGCGCACCGCGGGCTGGCTGCACGGCTACTGGTACTACCGCGGGCAGCTGGTCGAGGCGGTGCGCTGGCTGGAGCTCGGCTGCGCCGCCCTCGACGACCGGGACCCGATGGCGTCGGCCTGGGTGCACCTCGGGCTGGCCAAGATGCTCGCTCACCAGGGCCGGCTGGACCGCAGTCGCCGGCACAGCGAGCTCGGGCTGGCCGTCGCCGACCGGCTCGAACCCGCGGACATCGGGGCGTTCGGCCTGGACGTCGCCATCCAGGCGGGGAACCTCTGGTCCGCAGGGGATCCCGAGACCGGCAGGGAGCTGCTCGCCCGCACCACCGAGCTGGCCTCGGCCGGTGACACCCCGGTGCTGGCCGTGCTCGTGGACGCGACCCGCTGCCTCGTGGAGAGCGACGTCGCCGAGCCCGGGGTGACGCTCGACCGGGCCGAGCAGGTCTATCCGCTGGCCCGGGCGCTCGACCTGGACGTCGCGGCCTGGATGGTCGCGAGGGCCGGCAGCTACGCCGCGCTCGCCGCGGGCGCTGCCGAGACCGGGATGGCCTGGTCGGAGCGGGTCATCGAGCTGCACCTGGCCGAGGGCGGTGAGCTGGGCGGGGCGTTCGTCGAGATGCGGGCGAACTTCCTGGCGCTGGCGGGCGATCACCGCACCGCGGTGGCGCTGTACTCGGCCGCTCGCACCCAGCGCCACCGCGAGGGCCTGGAATGGCGGTCGATGCCGGCGACCGACGAGCTGCGGGCCGCCGCCCGCGCCGCCCTCACGCCGTCGGACTACGAGAAGGCCTGGCGAGCGGGCGCGGATCTCACCCTCGGCGAGATCATCACCCGGTGA
- a CDS encoding methyltransferase domain-containing protein, which produces MSPLSARLAAIVDALPLRPGIRVLEIGGGPGAAARAVAGRIGDGHVVMIDRSGRSVDLARRNSRAEIDAGLMSVRRVAIEEFELAAGEAPFDLAFAVRVGALDGRHPAAGRVALARIAAALTPRGQLFVDGGTPLRALRLPPDTRRAPDR; this is translated from the coding sequence ATGAGCCCGCTGTCGGCCCGGCTCGCCGCAATCGTCGACGCCCTCCCGCTCCGACCGGGGATCCGGGTGCTCGAGATCGGCGGCGGGCCCGGGGCGGCGGCCAGGGCCGTCGCCGGGCGGATCGGCGACGGTCACGTCGTCATGATCGACCGCTCCGGGCGCAGCGTCGATCTCGCCCGCCGCAACTCGCGGGCCGAGATCGACGCCGGGCTCATGAGCGTCCGCCGGGTCGCGATCGAGGAGTTCGAGCTCGCCGCCGGGGAGGCCCCGTTCGACCTGGCCTTCGCCGTCCGCGTCGGTGCGCTCGACGGGCGGCACCCGGCGGCCGGGCGCGTCGCACTGGCCCGGATCGCGGCGGCCCTGACGCCGCGGGGGCAGCTGTTCGTCGACGGCGGCACGCCGCTGCGTGCCCTGCGGCTCCCGCCGGACACCCGGCGCGCCCCGGACCGGTGA
- a CDS encoding S9 family peptidase encodes MTTPPPLITVEEFFDAPVRSSARISPDGTKVAYLAPWRNRLNVFVRDVDGDWPGGDASDDPASRRVTSDDHRSIETFFWSADSRFLLFTQDTDGDENAHLHRADLSRPDEPTVDLTPIAGARVMGAQLTPDPGTVVVQLNARSPELVDLHELDLDTGRLTLIAANPGDVLGWLRMPTGRIVAFGLDDDGTHLLSDWNAGEPRVISRISGFDQPFGILPAVPTPDGTGLWTGSVRGSDRNRLVRIDLDTGEQIGVDSHPVFDLDALRPEADPRYPSSLIVHPGTGELLGARYLGARQVIHPLDPHFAEVLPRLAELSDGDLAHVSCDTTGRRWVVDFTHDRDHRATWFYDHATGTARRLFRPYPHLDPARLAPVTPVTITARDGIDLPCHLTLPIGTEHRDLPTVVLLHGGPWYRDSWTYDPEVQLLANRGYAVLQVNFRGSTGYGKAHMQAAIGQFAGRMHDDVIDALDWAIAQGYTDRDRVAIYGSSYGGYAALVGAAFTPDRFAAAISYTGMSDLVDISKRVLPFVRRAVVNSFGRYMGDPDDPAQEADMYARSPITRVDDITAPVLLVHGANDLRVHRSNSDRVAEALRARGAEVEYLLNEREGHWFVNPDSNIELYRTLEQFLARHLGGRTASEA; translated from the coding sequence ATGACCACCCCACCCCCGTTGATCACCGTCGAGGAGTTCTTCGACGCTCCCGTCCGCAGCAGTGCCCGGATCTCGCCGGACGGCACGAAGGTCGCCTATCTGGCCCCGTGGCGGAACCGGCTCAACGTCTTCGTCCGCGACGTCGACGGTGACTGGCCCGGCGGCGACGCGTCCGACGATCCGGCGTCGCGCCGCGTCACCTCCGACGACCACCGCAGCATCGAGACGTTCTTCTGGAGCGCCGACTCCCGGTTCCTGTTGTTCACCCAGGACACCGACGGTGACGAGAACGCCCACCTGCACCGGGCCGACCTGAGCCGGCCCGACGAGCCCACGGTCGATCTGACCCCGATCGCCGGGGCCCGGGTGATGGGCGCCCAGCTCACCCCCGATCCCGGGACCGTGGTCGTCCAGCTCAACGCGCGCAGCCCCGAGCTGGTCGACCTGCACGAGCTCGACCTCGACACCGGCCGGCTGACCCTGATCGCCGCGAACCCGGGCGACGTCCTCGGCTGGCTGCGCATGCCCACCGGTCGCATCGTGGCCTTCGGCCTCGACGACGACGGCACCCACCTGCTGTCCGACTGGAACGCAGGCGAACCCCGCGTGATCAGCCGGATCTCCGGCTTCGACCAGCCCTTCGGGATCCTGCCCGCCGTCCCCACCCCGGACGGCACGGGTCTGTGGACCGGGTCGGTGCGCGGATCGGACCGCAACCGGCTGGTCCGCATCGATCTCGACACCGGTGAGCAGATCGGGGTGGACAGCCACCCGGTGTTCGACCTGGACGCCCTGCGCCCGGAGGCCGATCCGCGCTACCCGTCCTCGCTGATCGTGCACCCGGGCACCGGGGAGCTCCTCGGCGCCCGCTACCTCGGTGCCCGCCAGGTCATCCACCCGCTGGACCCGCACTTCGCCGAGGTGCTGCCGCGGCTGGCCGAGCTGTCCGACGGCGACCTGGCCCACGTCTCCTGCGACACGACGGGCCGGCGCTGGGTCGTGGACTTCACCCACGACCGCGACCACCGCGCCACCTGGTTCTACGACCACGCCACCGGCACCGCCCGCCGGCTGTTCCGCCCCTACCCGCACCTGGACCCGGCACGGCTCGCCCCGGTCACCCCGGTCACGATCACCGCCCGCGACGGCATCGACCTGCCGTGCCACCTCACGCTGCCGATCGGGACCGAGCACCGCGACCTGCCGACCGTGGTGCTGCTGCACGGCGGGCCCTGGTACCGCGACAGCTGGACCTACGACCCGGAGGTGCAGCTGCTGGCCAACCGCGGCTACGCGGTGCTGCAGGTCAACTTCCGTGGCTCCACCGGCTACGGCAAGGCACACATGCAGGCCGCGATCGGGCAGTTCGCCGGCCGCATGCACGACGACGTCATCGACGCACTGGACTGGGCGATCGCGCAGGGGTACACCGACCGCGACCGGGTCGCGATCTACGGCAGCTCCTACGGCGGGTACGCCGCGCTCGTCGGGGCCGCGTTCACCCCGGACCGGTTCGCCGCCGCGATCAGCTACACCGGCATGTCCGATCTCGTCGACATCAGCAAGCGGGTGCTCCCGTTCGTCCGGCGCGCCGTCGTGAACAGCTTCGGCCGCTACATGGGCGACCCGGACGACCCGGCGCAGGAAGCCGACATGTACGCCCGGTCCCCGATCACCCGGGTCGACGACATCACCGCACCGGTGCTGCTCGTGCACGGCGCGAACGACCTGCGGGTGCACCGCAGCAACTCCGACCGGGTCGCCGAGGCGCTGCGGGCCCGCGGTGCCGAGGTCGAGTACCTGCTCAACGAGCGCGAGGGCCACTGGTTCGTCAACCCGGACAGCAACATCGAGCTCTACCGCACCCTGGAGCAGTTCCTGGCCCGGCACCTGGGCGGACGCACCGCGAGCGAGGCCTGA
- a CDS encoding PrsW family glutamic-type intramembrane protease has product MERARHGWIAVLVVGVVLTLAVDRALALTRDPNLVPALILLGATTVPAAFLVFVHGRRLPYDIGAGTVAAVAVLGGVIGSTAAAVLEYATRQAFGTLPAACVGLIEEGGKLLVPLGVLLALRQHRSAADGLLLGVAVGAGFAALETMGYAVSTLTNSHDGLTTTLDLLALRGLLSPAGHMAWTGIATAALFAAAGSGWTLRGVARFAAAFAAAVGLHLAWDTTRSLPVIAAVAAGGLVMLAWTARRAAGPEPRRGACGRDPLTR; this is encoded by the coding sequence ATGGAACGCGCCCGCCACGGCTGGATCGCCGTGCTCGTAGTCGGGGTCGTACTGACCCTCGCGGTCGATCGCGCGCTGGCACTCACCCGCGACCCGAACCTGGTGCCCGCACTGATCCTGCTCGGCGCCACGACGGTCCCGGCGGCGTTCCTCGTCTTCGTGCACGGCCGCCGCCTGCCCTACGACATCGGCGCCGGCACGGTGGCCGCCGTCGCTGTGCTGGGCGGGGTCATCGGCTCGACCGCCGCAGCCGTGCTCGAGTACGCCACCCGGCAGGCGTTCGGCACCCTCCCGGCGGCCTGCGTCGGGCTGATCGAGGAGGGCGGCAAGCTGCTGGTCCCGCTCGGTGTGCTGCTCGCCCTCCGGCAGCACCGCAGCGCCGCGGACGGGCTGCTGCTGGGTGTGGCCGTCGGCGCGGGCTTCGCCGCACTCGAGACCATGGGCTATGCGGTCAGCACCCTGACGAACTCCCACGACGGCCTCACCACCACCCTCGATCTGCTGGCGCTGCGCGGGCTGCTGAGCCCCGCGGGCCACATGGCCTGGACGGGCATCGCGACCGCCGCGCTCTTCGCGGCCGCCGGCTCCGGCTGGACGCTGCGCGGAGTCGCCCGGTTCGCCGCCGCGTTCGCCGCGGCCGTCGGCCTGCACCTCGCCTGGGACACCACCCGTTCGCTGCCGGTGATCGCGGCCGTCGCCGCCGGCGGCCTCGTGATGCTGGCCTGGACGGCACGCCGAGCCGCCGGTCCGGAGCCGCGGAGAGGGGCGTGTGGCCGGGATCCGCTCACCAGGTGA
- a CDS encoding MerR family transcriptional regulator has product MRSSELAELAGVTVRTLRHYHQIGLLAEPPRSSGGYRHYDVGHLVRLLRIGRLTALGIPLSQVPAVLDDPATAERLLDELDREAAAEIDRLRARRDSIAVLRRTGSPPDLSPELAALRSAPELPSGLARHEHEQLLLLGHLLDDAGHADLIALLSTGAAAAAPLTARFYALDSDTPEDDLATLVDDLVAQLDVVVGQLSGLPGLDRRASALLDELSGHNLRPVQHRVLRQVEQRLALRDGP; this is encoded by the coding sequence TTGCGCAGCAGTGAACTCGCCGAACTCGCCGGCGTCACCGTCCGGACGTTGCGGCACTACCACCAGATCGGGCTGCTCGCCGAGCCGCCGCGGTCGTCGGGTGGCTACCGGCACTACGACGTCGGCCATCTCGTCCGGCTGCTCCGGATCGGCAGGCTGACCGCGCTCGGCATCCCGCTCTCGCAGGTACCGGCGGTGCTGGACGATCCGGCGACGGCCGAGCGGCTGCTCGACGAGCTCGACCGGGAGGCCGCCGCCGAGATCGACCGATTGCGGGCCCGGCGGGACAGCATCGCGGTGCTGCGCCGCACCGGTTCCCCGCCGGACCTGTCCCCCGAGCTCGCGGCGCTCCGGTCGGCACCGGAGCTGCCCTCGGGCCTGGCCCGCCACGAGCACGAGCAGCTGCTGCTGCTCGGGCACCTGCTCGACGACGCCGGGCACGCCGATCTGATCGCCCTGCTCAGCACCGGGGCCGCGGCGGCCGCCCCGCTCACGGCGCGCTTCTACGCGCTCGACTCCGACACGCCCGAGGACGATCTGGCCACCCTGGTCGACGATCTGGTCGCGCAGCTGGACGTGGTCGTGGGGCAGCTGAGCGGGCTGCCCGGACTGGACCGGCGGGCGTCGGCCCTGCTGGACGAGCTGAGCGGGCACAACCTGCGGCCCGTCCAGCATCGCGTCCTGCGACAGGTCGAGCAGCGGCTGGCGCTGCGCGACGGGCCGTGA
- a CDS encoding DMT family transporter, which translates to MPYLLLAGAIVLEVMATINLRLSEGFTRLVPSVLVVIGYLGAFGLLSQVLKAGVPVGVAYGIWAAAGVALVAIIGAVFLGDTLTPVQFGGIGLVIAGVLALELGAQH; encoded by the coding sequence ATGCCCTACCTGCTGCTCGCCGGGGCGATCGTCCTCGAGGTGATGGCGACGATCAACCTGCGCCTGTCCGAGGGGTTCACCCGGCTCGTCCCCTCGGTCCTGGTGGTGATCGGCTACCTCGGCGCGTTCGGCCTGCTGTCCCAGGTGCTGAAGGCCGGGGTGCCGGTCGGCGTCGCCTACGGGATCTGGGCCGCGGCCGGTGTCGCGCTCGTCGCGATCATCGGCGCGGTCTTCCTCGGCGACACGCTCACCCCCGTGCAGTTCGGCGGGATCGGGCTGGTCATCGCCGGGGTGCTGGCGCTGGAGCTCGGTGCCCAGCACTGA